The Anopheles gambiae chromosome 2, idAnoGambNW_F1_1, whole genome shotgun sequence genomic sequence CCTCCTCCACCTCCGCCTCCTCCTTCCGCCTGTTGATACATAAACTCCGGCGTGGCGTAGTGCACCGTATCACAGTAGTAGTGTTCCGGGTTGGGAATCGTCTCCAGCACGTACCGGGGCCGCTCGTCCTCCTGGGCGGACGGTTTGTCCGGGCCGCCAAACCCGAGCGGTTCCATCTCGGCCAGATGCCGCGGGACGGGCACCTTCCGGTAGAAGTAGTACTGCGGCTGGCTGGCCGTGTTGTACGGCGGGCTGAGGATGTCGAAGAAGGCGGCCGGGCCCCCGATCGCCGTTATCTCGTGAAAGTTCCGCTCGGTCGGCGTCAGCACGGCACAGTCGCCGGCCGCCGAGCTGATAATCTTTTCCGGCTcggccaccaccagcacgTGCCGGCGGAGGGTGCCGCCCTCGGCTCTCGGTTCCACCGTGTCGCGGCGCGCGATCTCACTGTAGCTGCAGATCTGTACCGCCCCCGACACGACCCGCAGCAGGCCGTGCATCTGGGGGTGGTCGTGCAGCGGCATGGTGTAGTTTTCCCGCAGCACAAACACCGACATCGCGAAGCGGTCGTTCTCGAACACACCGACGTACGTGCAGGGCGCCTTGGTCGGCTGCTGGAACGTTTCCGTCGCGACGAGCGACGGTTCCAGCCCAATGTCCGCCAGCGTAAGCTGGTCGACCAGGCGGCGCAGCGCGTTCAGATTGCTGGCGAACTTTGCGTCCCCCGCTCCGGTGTGCTCGAACGTGGCCCATGCCTGCCGGAACACCCGGGCAAACAGGGTGCTCATGGTGGTGGTCACGCGCGGCTATTGCGCACTCGGTTCGGCAACACTATTCCGGGCGCTACTGCAGGACACGGACACACGCACTACACATacccggcacacacacacagcagcgaTCGATGTGGTTCCGATGCAAACGTTGGCCGTGCTAGTTGTGCTGGATGATCTCCGCAATTACAGAGTCCGGTGCATATCGCCGTATCAGCAGGAAATGGGCAATCGGTCCAGTGCAAGCGAAAACGATTCGTGTCGATAGCTGCGATAAGGATGAGTTGGAATGTCCAAATTTTTCCTTCCGCACCGTGCCCGCACAGGCGATGTTGTGTTGTTCTGCGTGTGTATGATTTCCCCCAAACTGTTCGCACCTCACTGACAGCGTCGACTGACAGTTGTAGAGcagagcgatagagagagcgaggcGGACGTTtgttcccttttcttttgcagTGTTGCAGTGCAGGCTGCCTCCTTCGGTAAGGATAATTCCATTTGCAGCTGTTGTGGGATTGCGTTAAACTGCGCGCCGAGTGCACGAAAACTTATTTAATCCATGCTACGAAACGTGCGATATGTAACTAATTTCAATGATTGACACTACCGCTGCCTCGTCCGGCGGTTTTGACCTGGTTGCTGCTACACGAACGCTGTCCTTCACCTACTATGATTGCGGAGTGGTAGGGAAGATTTAGAATTTTCATGTTCTCTCCGTCTGACTCAGGCGACAGTGCATGCCAGCTGTGACGTAATAGCGTTTAAAGGAGATAGTATGTACATCGGTCTCTTTGGGATCGATATTTCAATGCACCACAATCTTCTGCGGAAGGGTTTCGGTTCGCACAATCGAACGGCTTCGTTTTCTATCACCGCCGACCGATAGACTTCGCCGACAAGTTTCTCAATGTATTCCGAGCGTATCCGAGCTTTCATGTTACGTTAATATAAATGATATATATTCATGTATAAttgtatgttgtttttgtttaccatTATCCTGCCAATGTCTTATGCTTAACGACGTTTCCGACCAACGGCCCGCTTGCTGTGATTTCGCTTGCCTTGCCCACCCTTCGGTTTCTTGCGACTGAACGCTTTCGACTTTTTGCCCCCCTTTTTCTTCGTCCTTCCACCGTCCTCTCCGCCTTCCTCTGCCTCGCGTCTATAAGAGATAAAGTAGAAGCAATTAGTAGAAAAAATCTGGTAATAACCTTCTACAAACATCCAACATTGCGGGTACGTACTCTGCGCGTGCTTCCGCCTTCTGTAGCGAGATCGCCCGATCGATGTCGATCTTCGGCTTCTTGTTCAGCACCTTATTCACTATCTCCAGATTGCGCCGCTTTTCGCCGGCAACGCTCGATACCTTTTTCTTGCGCTTCTCGCCCGGCATCAGCTCCTTGACACCGAGGCCGCGCGCCTGCTTCTCGTTCGGCAGCGACTCCTGGAACACTCCCACCGAGGCCGTCGACGCTTTCACTATGTTGGACGCGGTGATGAGCTGGAAAGGTGAAGCATAATGtatgcgttttgttttgggatgTTATTAGCAAAATGGCAAAGCTTCCACCATCACTACCCTCTCCTACCTGTTTGGCGGATGCAGTCTCGGGACCGACGAAACCGGTCCGCGGGGTGGCGATTTTCTTCGCCCGGGCAATGTTCTTCATGCGCGCCACCTCATTCTTAGCCACGCGCTCGAGGCGCAGATCGCGCTTCTCCTTGAACATGTCCCGGTACGGATCGTTCTGCGGTACCTCCAACACCCAGTCCTTCTCCTTCTCGGCCTTGTACCGCTGGTAGCCGTAGGTCGGTACCCATTTGTCCAGCACCgggtcgaacaccttcttgtcACGGGTGCGCTTTTTGATGCCCTTCTTTTTGGCAAACTCCTCCCATTTGGTGAGCGGCTTCGGGACGGGCAGCTTGCGGGCCCGCGGCAACGGGGCCTTCGGCGGCGGTAGCTTAGCAACGATCGATTCCTCGACCCGCTCCGTCGGCAGCTGCCAGATGCTGTTTATCAGAAGCTGCACATTGTCGCGCGTCAAATCGAGCACGTACTTTTCGCGGTCCGCTCTGAGGAGGGGAAAGAGGGGATGAATGAAGAACGCATTTAATTTAGCTTACCAAGCTGCACTCGTATTCATCGGCACTTACTTCATCTGTTCCTCGTCGTAGTAGTTCGGATCGCTCACCAGCATGTGGCCCACATCGATCGTCGGTTCCAGCGCCTTCTCAACCGTGATCGGTTTGTACTTTTGCagattctgctgctgctgctgcagcacttCCTTTACGATATCCATGGCGATACGCGCAGAGGAAAACAACAATTACCAACAATTGCTACGCTGCCGCCTGGTCCGGTAAACACGTTTTTAAAGTTTACCGAATGGCCGCTGTCAAAATaatatgctttttttgctgttgctgttgtcaaCGCCGGCGCACATGACCACGTTTATGCGGTCGATTTGAAAAGTCGAGACTTCAAAGGAGCACAGTGGGACATCAGCGTTGTGCAGATTAACCCTTGAAGGTAATTCGTTCGCTCCAGATCGGATTCACATTAGTGGTGAGACCTCGGAATTGGACCTACTCGATTCCGatgttggaatcgattccgattccggtcgactccacAATCGGAATCGACCTAGGAATGGCAATTTGTTCCGGTAACAGAATCAGAATTAACTCCAGAATTGCAATTAGCTCTgcaatgagaatcagttctggaatagaaataagaagtttcagaagcgaaattaGTACGAGAATCTCCATGGGAATGTTCCGTGAGAACCGTTTACAAGAAAATATAGATTCTTTGCGGTTATCGATaagtagcatcattggactcAAACGCCTATTCTTGTGGAGATTCccaaaccgactccgtttcgaagccAGTACGGATCTGGTTTcgatttcggaaccaattctAGAATCGAATCTAGAAACAGGTTTCGGACCtaccagaaaacttcggagctaggccggaatcgattccgacaaaaccTTTATTTTTCCTATCAACAATTCACATCGCAAAACGAATCATTCAACTTATGTTTTAGGTGGAAACCACAGAAACTAAGTCATCATGAAGGAGGGAAAACTAAGAACCATACCACACCGAATTTACCAATATCGCTTCATTTCGCGCCCCCCTTTGTAGTAAAAGagggtgttgtgtgtgtgtgttttgcttcacatattttatttgcttatggtgtgttgtttcttcttttttctgttaGTTAGCTTAAATTGTAATCGCTGCTTATATTACGGCTACCGCAGTATTTCGCTTTTCCTTTGCAAATGTCTCTTACCACCACGGTTACATTATTCATCCTGCACAACTTCTTGCTGCTCATGCATGCATGCCATAGCATAGTTTCTTCCCGGTTCTGCCTCTCACAAATCGTGGTTCCCTAACGGTCCTTGGAAGATATCTATATATCTATATCCCCGCGTACGATAGCGCGTGTTCTCTCGTGCCTTACAATCGTCTAGTTGATCGCTCCGATTTAAACAGCTTTGTGTTCCTTTCCCGGGTTTTCACCACCGttctctttttgcttttcttttcatttattttccattttctctgACTCTGTGCTGACTGTATTGCTGGCATGTTTTGCTTGTATCACCAAATACCAAATCATACAAATAAATCGCTTGTCCTAAATCGTTTGCCAAAGAGAGTGAATACACTATAGTAGTAGTTTGTGTTTAACCGTTTGGGTATGGGTTGCTTCTCTTGCTATGGTTTAATGTTCTATTATGCCGTTTTGTAAGTGTATGATAGTTTAGAGCATGTTCGCTTTACTAAATTCTTTCGATTCTAAATTTCGATTATGTTTGTGGTTCGTGGTGTAGTATTGAATCTCTCCAgtttatttattacttttgTGCATTGTTCTCGTACACGAAGAACACGGAGACTCGCGCTGTCATTAATGTAACCGTATCGTATGTAACCGAATCATCGACTGACGAGGAGATCGTTTTTGGGCGGGTGGAGGAAACGAAACGATTTCAAAACCACCATCCCGCGCATTGCTTCAGATAAATAACGTATCATATTGTATCGGGTCGTAACGGAGTCTTCTCTTCTGCAAGCCAATCTTTACCGGGCATGCTTCCGATGCATCGAACCACAACAGAACACCACACGCACCATTTTCTCTCTTGCTATCACCACAGGCGCGTGTTTGTTGCTCTATTgctagtgagtgtgtgtgtgtgcgaaaaatatataaaaactGTTCGAGGGGTGTTGTTGTAATAGGGGATAGCGGGGCCAGAGCGGAGACACTTTGTTGTACATACTACTAATTATGGCAACACTAGAGCACTAAGAGCTTATTACGTCTTTGTTATGCTACATCTTTGATATCATCCCTCCGCCAAGCACGCAGCGCACCGCACCGCATcacccccctcctccccagAGCGTTTGGCCCACTCAATGTTAGTCGCCATCGTCAGAATTCTTCCTCCCGGAAGTGTAGTGCAGCAGCACCGCACACGATCTACACATccacttcctcctcctcctcctcctttcaCCTTTCCAATTCTTTTTGCTATTCGATAGTTTCGTTTATGCCTATTATATGTTCCTGTTGTTCGGTTTGTATAGTGGTGTTTTAATCTTGTTGCACTTATCCTCTCACGCCTTCCGGATTTACTATTGATTGTTGATTAATGTTTCCTTGTTTATTTAAATGGGGTGTGTTGGTTTTGGGTGTAttgtttcgattttgttttcttctctctctcctatTTCTTACAACAACTGCATCTGCACAAGCGACTTTGTAAGGgaaaattgtatttaaatcaactgaaaggttttttttatgcgaTGCATGCTAAATTTTTACGATCTTctcggagaaaaaaaaaggtataaaCTAagacaataaaatcaaaataattcaGATTGTTCGGTTACTTTCGAAaaacaaaaggggaaaaaggaaatgctATGCGCAACACTCCTGCCAGGCAAAAAATGCACTTCACGGCAAGTGTACACTCTAGCAATAGGttgtagtagcagtagtaataGTTAATAGTAATTAGCAATAGTAGTTTGCAATAGTAGGTAATAGTATATtaattgctgctgcttctgctgctgctgctgctgtttgctgtaCTTAAGTTCCGCCTTTTATGAATAAGGGTTTCGGTATAGATTTCGATACGGATTTGTCCCTaaacatttcttttcttttttttttagttttctcAGTTCGGTTTAGCTCATTTTTTCATGCAATCATTCTCTTCTTTACTCTgctttgcaacttttgatgaCTTATTCAACTAACTTCCCGACTACTCTCACCTTGTCTTCCTTCTTTTGctcgcgtgcgtgcgtgtttcactttttttcttcttttatatAAAACATATATTCGTGTATATAAACGACTTATCAGTTAACGTTGTTGTGTATTCTCTCTTACTTAGCGTACTATGCGGATTTtttccctcctcctccttatGTGTGTAAGTTGAAGTTTCCCTTAGTTATGCTTACTTGTTGTGTCATTTCTTCGCACATGTGCACACATGACGATTCCTCTTACTGCATTGATgacagccaaacaaaaaaaaaagtaccaaAAACTGTACGGTTAGATGACAAAATTGGTAGTAGTCGCACATTACGCCCAACCGAGCCCGATCGCTCTGCCGACTGGCATGAGCAGACAAAAGTCATCGATCAGCTGTGTGCTGCCTAGCGGGTCCGAATATAGTAACCTACATCTCCAATAGAAGAGAAAGGCTGGAATATTTCAACACCATTAAAGAACCGAACAAAGATTAAATTATTGGTTGAACAATCCCCTTCGCATTCCTCCCCATGACTTTTGCCAACTTTTATGCGCAGATATTAGATTTTACTATGACCTAAGCTTTAATTTTAGACACAACTAATGCTAAATCCAATCCGATAATCCAATCCgataatcaaaataaaagagAACATTTGCCAAACACTCCATTTTATCATCAACCGGGTAGGATCGTAGAGAAGCGGGCGTGCACGCACCTCCGCCGTCTTACGTGCTAAGCTTAACTGTATGAAAGTATCATTTTCTCTACCAACTAGCCGGGGAGAACCTTACCTCTCCGTCAGGATGAACAATATGAAGAAAGGCATTTTTAAGCTGATTGTAGAACACACGATTGCGCGTCCGCGACAGAGTATGGTTGCTTACTTAATAAATTATTGAGAATGCTTTCATCGCTCCGTAGCGATTATTGCTCTAGACGAGAGTGTAACAGACGattatagcaaaaaaaaaaaataataagaaaaaagtTTCAACCGAAAATTGAACTAAATTACTGCCTAAAGATGGATTTTCAACaaattgctttaaaacatATCAAGAGCGGACAGAAAACAAGGTTCACACCAAATCAACTACTTGCCGGATGATAGGCAAGCCGAAAAACAGGAGAACCAATAACTGAAGTATCAAAATAAAACCTATTCACTTCATAGCAAAGAAAAACTACAACCAGCAGAAAATTTTATCTAATAAACAAAGTGATAGTAATTGATTGAAGCAACATTACACCCTTTTTGCAACGTATTTTCCCGTTCATTTTAATGACAGCAAATTTCAAGAGCTAATTGCAACACAGTGTTCCTTCTTCTCTGTAGCCCACCCATCTATCGCTTTTCACTTTTGCGTAAggcagcgcacacacacacacatacacacgagaGAAAGAATCGATTTCAatacgtacaaaaaaaaagaacttaaatgaaaaatatgagAGAAATGTAAAACATGTTCCGCACAggaagcagaaaacaaaaacctggAAATCACGCATATCATTCTCTCCCGTTAGGCGAAAAAGCTGTACGATTTGCGCTGAATAATTCCCTTGGCATTTAGGATGCGTTGAGGATATAGAAGTTCGTCCTTCCAGTCCGTCCGACATCCTGCAGCGGAGCCAACAACATCCGTGAGTTTCGTGAGGCCAAGTTTCATGCCTCGCCCTTCCCTCGGCACTCACCACCACCCTTGAGTTGCTTGCTTCTCCAGTGAACCATTTTGTTGGAGGAATTTCTTACTTGTTTTGTAGTGATTGAGATGCgttcaatttcttttcttgttcTGTCGCTTCGCGCTGCTAACACGACGATGCAGATTCGGTTTCTGTTCAggatatcatcatcatctgcttGCCCTGGCGCCTTTTTGTAgcatgatgatgctgctg encodes the following:
- the LOC4576219 gene encoding 2-aminoethanethiol dioxygenase, with amino-acid sequence MSTLFARVFRQAWATFEHTGAGDAKFASNLNALRRLVDQLTLADIGLEPSLVATETFQQPTKAPCTYVGVFENDRFAMSVFVLRENYTMPLHDHPQMHGLLRVVSGAVQICSYSEIARRDTVEPRAEGGTLRRHVLVVAEPEKIISSAAGDCAVLTPTERNFHEITAIGGPAAFFDILSPPYNTASQPQYYFYRKVPVPRHLAEMEPLGFGGPDKPSAQEDERPRYVLETIPNPEHYYCDTVHYATPEFMYQQAEGGGGGGGGV
- the LOC1270258 gene encoding ribosome biogenesis regulatory protein homolog, giving the protein MDIVKEVLQQQQQNLQKYKPITVEKALEPTIDVGHMLVSDPNYYDEEQMKADREKYVLDLTRDNVQLLINSIWQLPTERVEESIVAKLPPPKAPLPRARKLPVPKPLTKWEEFAKKKGIKKRTRDKKVFDPVLDKWVPTYGYQRYKAEKEKDWVLEVPQNDPYRDMFKEKRDLRLERVAKNEVARMKNIARAKKIATPRTGFVGPETASAKQLITASNIVKASTASVGVFQESLPNEKQARGLGVKELMPGEKRKKKVSSVAGEKRRNLEIVNKVLNKKPKIDIDRAISLQKAEARAEREAEEGGEDGGRTKKKGGKKSKAFSRKKPKGGQGKRNHSKRAVGRKRR